AAATTTAATATATGTCAATAATCTAACTATTTTTAGTATCAATATTTTTACTTTAGGAATAATTAGTGGAACAATAATTTCTATAGGCACTTTTTTAATTACAAGCATATATACCAGTAAAACAAGAACATCAAAATTATTAATAACAGACTCATTCTTTAGCATGTCAGGAATACTTTTCCCAATAGTTGCATCTAACCTATTAAGTAAACATATACCATGGTATTCAATTTATATAATTATCGGAATAATATATTTTATCATATTTTGTCTTACGATCAACACAAAATTCCCCACAATTCAGGATAAATTAAAAAATAATAACCATAACAATATACAATGGAACATTAATATACCTATATTATGTTGTTTAGCTTTATTTTATATTTTAGGACAATTAGGATTTATTTCTTGGATTCCAGAATATGCTACACAAACTATTGGTGTGAACATTCAAAGAGCTGGAAAATTAGTAAGTTATTTTTGGATGTCATATATGTTAGGAATGTGGTTTTTTAGTTATATATTAAAATCTTTCGATTTACAAAAATCACTATTATATTTAACTGGATTATCTACTATATGTATGTATACT
This portion of the Buchnera aphidicola (Stegophylla sp.) genome encodes:
- the tsgA gene encoding MFS transporter TsgA — its product is MKKNNKIKLTIISFLSYYFTGSTITITGIMIRSIAEYFHTSIINISNIFTFFNSGMLCAILFNSWITNFITFKKQIIIGFILIILSITNLIYVNNLTIFSINIFTLGIISGTIISIGTFLITSIYTSKTRTSKLLITDSFFSMSGILFPIVASNLLSKHIPWYSIYIIIGIIYFIIFCLTINTKFPTIQDKLKNNNHNNIQWNINIPILCCLALFYILGQLGFISWIPEYATQTIGVNIQRAGKLVSYFWMSYMLGMWFFSYILKSFDLQKSLLYLTGLSTICMYTFIINQKIKILNIIISILGFVSSAIYTIIITLTSLQTKKTSQKLINLILISGTTGTLLTFLITSPIVHKIGIIGALITSNILYLITFILSWILGFVSQHKKNI